In Miscanthus floridulus cultivar M001 chromosome 5, ASM1932011v1, whole genome shotgun sequence, one genomic interval encodes:
- the LOC136455624 gene encoding uncharacterized protein: MEKLPPGFLSLGSGSGSAEFSFPDLLGTQRTPPRLPDEIVEEILLCIPPDDHEHLLCVALVCKHWALLLASRGFRRRYRQRHRTPLLLGFLGNLIDTGGYARFIPTHAFRPVRPDRHDYRAHDARHGRVLLNRIARCGDVFQGVEAALIVWDPITDEQWPLPPLVRDQPVRNWTAAVLCATASLGTCDHLGCRPGDFHVVFVGIDDKEMFASVYSSDSATWSEATSANLPYDYLHEAVLPALAGNALYFVFRMGMAMLKYDLDTRVMSVMHVPMSWYPRRVVPMAMDDGGLGLAEVDMESNLILWSMEVSADGNVEQWVVSRHIELRTLLPAHALAFCVVAVADAVGVIFVYTVDGVYTFDLNSGQVTKVLSYGFYDIIPFVSFYTPVLRAALDR, translated from the exons ATGGAGAAACTGCCCCCTGGTTTCCTCTCTCTcggaagcggaagcggaagcgCGGAATTCAGCTTCCCCGACCTACTAGGCACCCAGCGCACGCCGCCGCGGCTGCCGGACGAGATCGTCGAGGAGATCTTGCTCTGCATCCCTCCTGACGACCATGAGCATCTCCTCTGTGTCGCTCTCGTCTGCAAGCACTGGGCCCTCCTCCTCGCTAGTCGTGGCTTCCGCCGCCGATACCGCCAGCGCCACCGGACGCCACTGCTGCTGGGGTTCCTCGGCAACCTCATCGACACCGGCGGGTATGCACGCTTCATCCCCACGCACGCGTTCCGGCCGGTCCGCCCCGACCGCCACGACTACCGCGCACACGACGCCCGCCACGGCCGTGTCCTCCTCAACAGAATCGCTCGATGCGGCGACGTGTTCCAGGGAGTGGAGGCCGCTCTCATCGTTTGGGACCCTATCACCGATGAGCAGTGGCCCCTGCCACCTCTGGTGCGGGACCAGCCGGTGCGCAACTGGACCGCCGCGGTGCTTTGCGCCACCGCCAGCCTTGGCACCTGCGACCACCTAGGTTGCCGCCCGGGGGACTTCCACGTCGTCTTTGTTGGCATCGACGACAAGGAGATGTTTGCCAGCGTCTACTCATCAGATTCTGCCACATGGAGTGAAGCGACCTCTGCGAACCTTCCTTATGATTATCTCCATGAGGCGGTGCTCCCTGCTCTAGCAGGGAATGCACTCTACTTTGTCTTTCGGATGGGAATGGCAATGCTCAAGTACGATCTGGACACGAGGGTGATGTCTGTGATGCACGTACCGATGAGTTGGTATCCTCGCCGCGTTGTGCCCATGGCGATGGATGATGGCGGCCTAGGGCTCGCGGAAGTGGACATGGAGTCTAATCTCATACTCTGGTCAATGGAGGTTAGTGCTGATGGAAATGTGGAACAATGGGTAGTGAGTAGACACATTGAGCTCAGGACGCTGCTCCCTGCTCATGCCCTTGCGTTCTGTGTGGTTGCCGTTGCGGATGCCGTGGGTGTCATCTTCGTGTATACGGTTGATGGGGTCTACACTTTTGATCTGAACTCTGGGCAGGTCACCAAGGTTTTAAGCTATGGTTTCTATGACATTATCCCCTTTGTGAGCTTCTATACTCCAG TATTACGAGCGGCCTTAGACAGGTGA